In the genome of Dunckerocampus dactyliophorus isolate RoL2022-P2 chromosome 6, RoL_Ddac_1.1, whole genome shotgun sequence, one region contains:
- the LOC129183166 gene encoding high affinity choline transporter 1-like yields MTMNIPGLVVMAAFYLLILGTGIWASMRSRKEEKKWTGDGMEITLLAGRNINLLVGVFTLTATWVGGGFILGIAEATYNPTLGAVWALMPVPYVLTFFLGGFFFAKPMRENNYVTMMDPFQKKYGNVLASALIFPALVADVLWVARTLVSLGGTMSVILDLSYVYSIIISSVVAIVYTLLGGLYSVAYTDVIQLILIFISLWVCVPFLLTNPHSLDISVTAYNQSFQAPWVGTVELDEAGKWFDDFMVLALGGLAYQAFYQRILSASSYTQAQVTCFASSAFCLVLGIPSVLIGAVAASTDWNSTTYGLPTPYERGEAGSILPIALQSLTPTYVSIIGIGAVAAAVMSSMDSALLSSASLFSSNIYKNIIRKQASDREMQWVIRISVVVVGLAGTGLTFLDSSVLVFWLVGVDMSFTIMFPQLVCILFFKVSNGYGASLGFIVGIIMRIMSGEPLIGLPPVIRYPGCRLNEEGTLTQFFPFRTTIMVTSLLSILLFSWLAAIVFNKGLLSEKWDVYKIKRKQRVPEDKKTSGNKEEASVSKQLLDTTSC; encoded by the exons ATGACGATGAACATACCGGGCCTGGTGGTGATGGCGGCGTTCTACCTGCTCATCCTGGGAACGGGCATCTGGGCATCCATGCGCTCCAGGAAGGAGGAGAAAAAGTGGACGGGGGATGGAATGGAGATCACACTACTGGCCGGACGGAACATCAACTTGCTTGTGGGCGTCTTCACTCTTACAG CCACATGGGTAGGAGGAGGCTTCATCCTCGGTATTGCTGAAGCAACGTACAACCCAACATTAGGAGCAGTTTGGGCTCTCATGCCTGTGCCATATGTCCTTACATTCTTCCTCG GTGGCTTTTTCTTTGCAAAGCCCATGAGAGAGAACAACTATGTGACAATGATGGACCCTTTCCAGAAGAAGTATGGCAACGTGCTGGCCAGTGCTCTGATCTTTCCGGCACTGGTCGCTGATGTGCTGTGGGTGGCACGCACACTCGTCAGCCTGG GTGGAACTATGAGTGTGATCCTGGACCTCTCTTACGTCTACTCCATCATCATCTCCTCAGTGGTGGCCATTGTCTACACGCTCCTGGGGGGGCTCTACTCTGTGGCTTACACAGATGTCATCCAgctcatcctcatcttcatcagCCTG TGGGTGTGTGTCCCTTTCCTGTTGACCAACCCTCACTCTTTGGACATCTCAGTGACAGCCTACAACCAGAGCTTCCAGGCTCCCTGGGTTGGCACGGTGGAGCTTGATGAAGCCGGCAAGTGGTTTGACGACTTCATGGTGCTG GCTCTGGGAGGGTTGGCCTACCAAGCGTTCTACCAAAGGATCCTGTCCGCCTCATCTTACACCCAGGCTCAAGTGACCTGCTTTGCCTCATCTGCCTTTTGCCTGGTGCTGGGTATCCCCTCTGTACTGATCGGAGCCGTTGCAGCATCTACTG ACTGGAACTCAACAACCTATGGACTGCCAACTCCATATGAGCGTGGTGAGGCAGGTTCCATCCTCCCCATTGCCCTGCAGTCCCTCACACCGACCTACGTGTCCATCATTGGCATTGGTGCTGTAGCTGCTGCTGTCATGTCCTCCATGGACTCGGCCCTGCTGTCCTCTGCCTCACTGTTCTCCTCCAACATCTACAAGAACATTATCAGAAAGCAG gCATCAGACCGTGAGATGCAGTGGGTGATTCGTATCTCGGTGGTGGTCGTGGGTCTGGCTGGTACTGGCCTCACCTTCCTGGACAGCAGCGTGCTGGTCTTCTGGCTTGTGGGTGTGGACATGTCCTTCACCATCATGTTCCCTCAGCTGGtctgcatcctcttcttcaAGGTGTCCAATGGCTACGGGGCCAGTCTGGGCTTCATAGTGGGAATCATCATGAGAATCATGAGCGGAGAGCCCCTCATCGGCCTGCCGCCCGTCATCCGCTACCCCGGCTGCCGGCTGAACGAGGAGGGCACGCTCACCCAGTTCTTCCCCTTCCGCACTACTATCATGGTCACGTCACTGCTATCCATCCTGCTGTTCTCCTGGCTGGCAGCTATCGTTTTCAACAAAGGCCTGTTGTCTGAGAAGTGGGATGTGTACAAGATCAAACGCAAGCAGCGGGTCCCTGAAGACAAGAAGACCAGTGGAAACAAAGAAGAGGCCTCCGTGTCCAAGCAGCTACTGGACACCACCAGCTGCTGA